One stretch of Roseimicrobium sp. ORNL1 DNA includes these proteins:
- a CDS encoding antitoxin VapB family protein has translation MATKTITLELDAYEKLRAAKRNDRESFSMVVRRAIWPDAPMNGEAILAYLQNRPFHFSEEDLDHIEAADKADVPPKNPWDESNP, from the coding sequence ATGGCGACCAAGACAATTACTCTTGAACTGGATGCCTACGAGAAACTGAGGGCAGCCAAACGAAACGACAGAGAGTCGTTCTCAATGGTAGTGCGTCGGGCAATTTGGCCTGACGCTCCAATGAATGGGGAAGCTATTCTCGCTTACCTACAGAATCGCCCTTTCCATTTTTCCGAAGAAGACTTGGATCACATCGAAGCGGCGGACAAGGCAGACGTTCCCCCCAAGAACCCTTGGGATGAGTCCAACCCATGA
- a CDS encoding sugar kinase, which translates to MSQSASASFDLLALGEVLLRLDPGESRVRTSRQFTAWEGGGEYNVARGLRRCFGLRTGVLTAFADNEIGRLLEDLILQGGVDTTHVKWVAYDGIGRKVRNPINFTERGFGIRGAKGCVDRGHSAASQLRPGDYDWDALFANSGCKWLHTGGIFAGLSDTTAQLTIEACQAAKRHGVTVSYDLNYRPSLWQDKGGFPAAQALNHKLAPYIDVIFGVLTDNEPAAISGNNDPQDIFAAQSAALMEGIKEMRERYPNIKVAAATLRRVHTASRNDWGSLAWMGNAFYRSRDYANLDIYDRIGGGDGFVAGLIYGMLQGKDHQLTLDIAAAHGALAMSTPGDTSMATLPEVLKLAQGGDAKVQR; encoded by the coding sequence ATGTCCCAGTCCGCTTCTGCCTCTTTTGACCTCCTCGCCCTCGGTGAAGTCCTGCTGCGCCTCGATCCGGGCGAGTCGCGGGTGCGCACGTCGCGCCAGTTCACGGCCTGGGAGGGCGGCGGCGAGTACAATGTGGCTCGCGGCCTGCGGCGTTGCTTTGGCCTGCGGACCGGCGTGCTCACGGCCTTTGCGGACAATGAAATTGGTCGCTTGCTGGAGGACCTGATCCTGCAGGGTGGCGTGGATACCACGCATGTGAAGTGGGTGGCCTATGACGGCATCGGACGCAAGGTGCGCAATCCCATCAACTTCACCGAACGCGGCTTCGGCATTCGCGGGGCCAAGGGATGCGTGGATCGCGGCCATAGTGCGGCGTCACAACTCAGGCCCGGAGACTACGACTGGGATGCCCTGTTCGCGAACTCCGGCTGCAAGTGGCTGCACACGGGCGGCATTTTCGCAGGGCTCTCGGACACGACCGCGCAGCTCACCATCGAGGCCTGCCAGGCGGCGAAGCGTCATGGCGTGACCGTGAGCTATGATCTGAACTACCGTCCCTCCCTCTGGCAGGACAAGGGCGGCTTCCCCGCGGCCCAGGCGCTGAATCACAAGCTCGCGCCGTACATTGATGTGATCTTCGGTGTGCTCACGGACAACGAGCCTGCCGCCATCAGTGGCAACAATGATCCGCAGGACATCTTTGCCGCGCAGTCGGCAGCCCTCATGGAGGGCATCAAGGAGATGCGCGAGCGTTATCCCAACATCAAGGTGGCCGCTGCCACCCTGCGCCGCGTGCACACCGCCTCGCGCAACGACTGGGGCTCGCTCGCGTGGATGGGCAATGCCTTCTACCGCTCCCGCGACTACGCGAATCTCGACATCTACGACCGCATCGGCGGCGGTGATGGCTTTGTGGCCGGCCTGATCTACGGCATGCTGCAAGGCAAGGATCACCAACTCACGCTCGACATCGCTGCCGCCCACGGCGCCCTCGCCATGTCCACCCCCGGAGACACCAGCATGGCCACGCTGCCGGAGGTGCTGAAGCTGGCGCAGGGTGGGGATGCGAAGGTGCAGCGGTAA